GCCTCGTTTGTCGGCTGTCCAGTATTCACAGCCGCACAGGTCGGCAATTGCGGCGTGATCTACGCTCTATACTTATACTCGTCAGAGCAGGGGAAGGTAATCAACTCAGGATCGTCATGCTCTGCAGGAAGGCTTGTGGTGTTGTGATCTTTAAGCCTGTACGAGCAGCGACTTGTCGGGTGAAGTGCCGGGTGTTTGTGGAGAGAAGCCAATCAGGTGCGGCCTTTAGAGCTGAGACGAGGACCGGAACGTCTGCTTGATGCCGAATCAGGTGACGATAGCGAGAAATCTCTTCTGAGCTGGGTAAAGGAACCGTTTCAGATTTGAGAAGCCGCACGAGCGTATCGTATGCGTCTATGGTCTCGGCAGCCAATGACGGGTCGGTGGTCAGCAGTGCGAGCAAATTATCCTCAACTTCGCCGCGCACGTACTCGGCGAGGATAATGGTGAACGCTCCACGACGGGCATGGATGAGAATCGCACGAGAGACACTCCAAGGGGCATATAATCCTTCGAGAAAGACTCCAGAATCGAGGAAGAGCCGCTGGATAGAACTACTTCCTTCCATACAGCTCTTGGAACCGGCGACGACGGACGCGCTCCATGTTCTTCTGGGCCTGTTCAAGAGTGACACCTTGTGACATCAATGCCTCTTGGATGCGTCGGCACAAGCGATCGAGCGTCAGATCAGCCGGAACCATCATTAAGGCATCACCGATTTGAAGAAGCACAACCTCACTTCCCTTCGCGAGTTTATGTTTCTTGCGATAGGCAGCAGGGACGGTAATCTCTCCGTGTTCGCCGACACGAATAGTACCAAGCGAGCGGGCCAATGATTCTGGCATCGGCAAAGAACCTCCTGGGACAATAGATACAGCCGAAGCGTAACGAGTCCTCCTCCGGTTCGCAAGCTGTTCAGATAGGCGAGGTTTAGTTTTACGCGCCAGCTCAACCTTCAAGACCGTTATGCTGCGCGCCGCCGTTTTTCGGTCCGTGCGACGAGCGCTTCTCGCGCGAGGTCGACCGCTTCGGCAATGACTTGGCGAGTCAATCGTCCATCATAGGCCTGCGATATCCACTTCCATCTTTTGCCTTGCGCTACATAAGAGAGAACATCTTTGACGAGAACGCGTGTCCCCTTAAAGGTAAGGGGCCACCACAAATTTTCGGATCGGAAATAATGTGCTCGCCGTATTCTTGGCGTTTACGTGTGGCCACAGAACTCCTACTCCCACAACGCGCGCACGTGGAATACAAACCCTGGTCATTCAGGATCGCCGCTGACTGAAGTTGGGTTGTCTAGCGTTTCGACGGGTTGACCTGGTCGATAGATGTATACTCGTTGTTCCAGTGGATCGATGAGCCAACCGAGGTGGGCGCCGTTGTCGATGTACTCTTGCATCTTTTCTACCAGGTCTGGCAGCTTGTCTGTTTGTGAACGGACCTCGACAACAAAATCTGGGCAGATTGGTGCAAACCTTGCCCGCTGAGCTTTGGTCAAGGCCGCCCAACGCTCACGGCGTATCCAGGATGCATCGGGGGAACGAATGGCACGGTTGGGCAGTGTGAAGCCTGTTGAGGAATCGAACGACAGACCGGTGCCGTCTTGTTTTGCCCATGCGGTGAGGGAGAAAAACGTTTCGCCGCTGCGCCAGCCACTTTCTGATCCGGTTGGAGGCATGATGCTTAATTCTCCTTGTGCCGTGAGTTCTAGTCGTAGTTCAGAGTTCTCTTGGCAGAGCAACTCAAATTGCTCTTCAGTCAAATGGACTCCTTGGACATTGATTTTGACTGGCCAAGTCAGTTCGTACGTTACTGATGGTGGTCTCATAAATGCTCCTTATGATTAGCAAAGTTTAGGAGCTTGGTGATAGGTTTTCAACGGTAGAGAAGGTTTGAGATGCTGTGGTGAAACTCGAGAAGACGTTGAGCTTCGAGAGAGATGAAGAGAGATTCTTCGCTTCGCTCAGAATGACAGTAGGGTGGCTTACGGAGTCGCCCCTTCTTTAGCCAATGCTTCTACATTGTCCCCGGTGAGGCTGTGTAAGAAGGCAAGCAGAGCGCCTTTTTGTTGGAGTGAGAGATGCAGGGGAGAAATCTTTGGATCTTGTCCATCACTTCCGGTGCCGCCACGGTCGTAGTAGTCCACCACGTCTTCTAACGTGAGCAACGCGCCATTGTGCATGTAGGGAGCTGTCCGTGCGACGTTGCGTAACGAGGGGGTTTTGTAACGCCAGAGGTCGGTTGGGTCGTTGGTGATTTCGTATCTTCCACGATCTTGCTCTGGCGGGGTGAGTACTTCGTCAACCTGGGAGCGTGGCATTTTCACCATGAGCCCACCGCCCAACTCGACATCAACTAGCTTGTCTGGAATGAGTCGGAGCTGTGCAACCCCGGTGTTGTGAAAACCTTGGTTGGTGAACAAGGCCGCGTCCTTGGTGATGGTGTGGCAGGTGATGCATTGTCCCTTGCCGGAGAAGAGCTTGAATCCGGCTTTTACTTCTTCACTTATTGCGGTCTGATCTTTGCCAAAGTACCAACGGTCAAACGGTGAGTTTCCTGAGAGGAGTATTCGCTCGTAACTCGCCAGCGCTTTCCCCAGGGTTGAAATGCTTACGCCTTCACCGAATACTTTGTGAAACTGCTCTTCATAGCCAGGGAGCCGTCGCACTTTTTGGATGACATATCCCATTGAAGGATTTGCCATTTCTACTGGATTGGTTAGTGGACCAATAATCTGGTCTTCGAGGGTGAACTCGCGGCCATCGTGAAACAGTACCCGGAGATAGGCGACGTTGTACAATGCTGGTGAGTTGCGCTTGGTCGATTGCCCATTCATGCCAACGGCTAGTCGTGTCTCGTTAACCGTAAAGCCTTGGGTTGGGAGATGGCACATGGCGCAAGACATGGTGTCATTCGGTGATAAACGACGATCGAAGAAGAGGCGGCGGCCTAAGGCGATTTTTTCTGGAGTGAGGGGATTGGTTTCTGGAACGGGAACCGATGGAAGACCTAGGGGGGCTGGGGACAGCTGTGAAGAGAGACTGAAGGTTGGAGCAAACAGGTGATAGGGAACAAGGAACAGGGAACAGGCAAGAAGAAGAAGGAGAATACGTTGTTGCCTGAGGCCGTTGATCTTCATGGGGATTCACGAGTGGCTGATTTTTGAGTGGTTTCGAGGAGAATCGTCTCAATGTCATTGAGGACAAGTTGAGCGCTGAAGAGACCGGTACTGTAGATGTTCCGTACATTATGATGCTGGTCAACCAGGTACACTTTGAGAACGTGACGGAAGAGGCCGCTCCATTCGCCGTTGTCTTTTGTCAATCTCGCGACGGGTTGATTAAAATCATCGAGAATCGGTTGCAACTCTGTCGTCGTTGCACTGGTCAAAAAGTGCCAGTCGGTGTGTGGTGTTAGCTTCGCTTTGACTTCTGCCATGCGAGTAGGAGTATCTCGCTCCGGGTCAAAGCTCACTGAGAGAAGTGTCGCCCGCCGCGCAAGTTCCGGGCGTTGACTCAGGAGATGGTCGAGTTGATGCAAAACTGCTGCAGCAAGTGGGCAGCCGCCGACATCTGCACAGGATGTATACATGAAGGAGATGACGGCAATTTTATTTTTTGTCAGTGAGCGCAAATTGACACGTGTCCCTTGGGGATCCAGCAAAGAATGATCATGCACGGTATCGATGACTGGTAGGGTATAGGTGCCGGGTGGTGGCGGTGTGAATTGCGGTTGCAGAGCGTCGGGGATCGCGGTCGTGTGAGCGTTGGTACTCTGGGCGTAGGACAAGGAAGAAGAGAGAATCACGACTGAAACGAGGAGAGCCAAGCAAAGATTATTGGACACTTCTGAAACCTGCAAATTATAGCGGTTGTGTTTACCCTATTCCATAACATTCAACCCTCACCCTAGCCCTCTCCCTGCCAGGGAGAGGGGAGTGTAAGCGAAGCGCCTGGGAATATGGGAAGTGTCGGTGGTATGCTCAAGTGACGTTTGACGCGATACGTATCACTGCATGTTTGTTGCGACTCGCCGAGTATCGGTCCCCATGTTATCCGTGTAAATCTGATTCTTATAAAACTGATCCTGGCCGAAGTGCATGATGTGCGGGCGACCGAGCTTCTCTTTGTTGAAATCGACCGTAAATGAATGTTTCAGGGCTTTGCCGTCCCAAGTGTAGGCTTTGAGGAACTGTTCGTTCGCTTCGCCTTTTTTGTCCCAGTTGGCTAGCAGTGAGGTCGTAAAGTAGACGCGCTTGCCATCCCATGACTGCGAAACCATATTCACTTGCGCGCCAATTTTTTGCTCGTGAATCATGCGTGGCTTGGTTGGGTCTGCGACATTGTATACACGGCAGGTGCCATCCATGAACGTATTGACGAAGAGAAATTGATCGTCAGCCGAGAGACTGATGTCGACTGGCAGTGGCACTTTCTTGGGATCGCCAATGTCGGCAACGGCCTTGGCAGCAAAAGTCCCATCTTCCTTCTGATTGATGAGCCAGATCTTTGAGGTCAGAGCCGTGGCAGTAAATGCATAGTGATGTCGGGGTTGTAGTGCCCAACGAATTTCCAAAGGCGCGCCAGGGACCTCGAATGTTTGGATAGGCTTACGGGCGTGGAAATCCCAGAGCACCATGGTGCTGCCAAAGCGTTTCATCGCTTCCGGGTCAGCGAGCATCTTGCCGAAGTCCATCATGTAATTGTTCCAACCCGTGAAAGACGAGGTCAACATGCGGTTGAGATGTGGCTGAATACGGACGTCGTAGCCATACTCGGCACCTTCGGGCATCCAGTAGGTCTGAATGAATTTGCCCTCGTTGTTGTACTCGACGAGGCCCGTCTTGCCGCCGTGATCTTTCTCGTTTGAGAGTCCGGTGATGAGCATGCGGCCTGGTAGAGGATAGAAGGTATGTGGCCCGACGACACCACCAGAATCTTTGACAAACGTATCAATGGTTTTGACTAACGCAGGTTTCGCTGGCGAAGCAGCGACGTCGAAAACGAAAATTTTGCTGGTATCGAGGCCACCAAGCCAGAGATACCGACGGTCGTCGGTAAAGCCACCGTGATGGGCTTCGTGTTGTCCGCCAACGGAAACACTAGAGAGGACTTTCCCGTACTGATCTGGACGTTTGGGATTCGCACCAATTGTGACAAGTTTATCTGAACTGTCTCCCAACCCTTTATCGCCGAGCGTCCAAATGTAGACGTAGTCTTCTTCACCGGTAATTTTGGGCAGATAGGGCGACTGGCAGGTTTCGTCAGCGCGTACCTGCGTAATGCTGACCGCGAGAAATGAGCAGACAAGTGCTGACCACAAGACCACGCGTCGCCAGACCAACTGATGCTGATTCATAGAACTCTCCTCTCAAAGTACTTGTGCCACGCGACAAGAACAGCTAGCAAATCACTTCCTACGATGCAATGAGAGTAGGGAGTAAGGAGGGGCGTATGACTAAAGAGGAATTTTATCGCGACGCGCGTCCTGGATCAGTCGGACCATTGGAAGGGGTCGTCGTTATTGAAGCGTGTACAACATATGCTGGACCGGTTGCTGGCGCAGAGCTAGCGGATATGGGAGCCGAGGTGATCAAGTGCGAACTGCCGGGGACTGGGGACATCTGTCGTTTGTTTGGGCCTAAAGTGCCGAATGCTCCAGAGGCTGACAATGGAGCACCCTTTCTCAGTATCAACCGGAATAAGAAATCGATCACGTTGAATTTCCATCACGCCAAAGGGCAAGAGATCTTTCGCCGACTCGCGAGTCGTGCGGACATTGTCTTGGAAAACTTTCGTCCTGGTGCCATGAGCAAATGGAACATTGGTTATGAGCAGGTTTGCCAAATGAAGCCGGACATTGTCTACGTGTCACTCTCGTGCTTAGGACAATGGGGCCCGTTGTCACATAAAGTGGGATACGACACCGATGCCCAGGCGATGAGTGGGATCATGTCGGTGACGGGGCTGCCGGATGGGCCACCGACGAAAGTCGGGAATGCCATCGTTGATTACCTCAGCGGTGTCAAAGCTGCGCAGGCAGCATTGGCGGCATATGTGCGGCGGTTACGAACGGGAGAGGGACAATGGGTAGATGTTGCGATGGTGGACAGCGCACTTTCTGTGACAGAAGGGGGAATGATGCATGCCGCGATGAATGGTGAGGTATGGAAGCGCAATGGCAATCGGCATCCATCCTCGGCTCCATGCAATAGTTTTCGTTGCGTTGATGGTGAGGTGATGCTCGCGGTAGCGCACGATCGTCAGTGGCAACGGCTTTGTCAACTCATTGGCCGGGAGGACTTGATGCATGACCAACGGACGGGAAACATCGCAGCGCGCAAAGCCAATGAACCATTCGTTGAGCAGGTCGTCGCCGCGTGGGCACGTACACAGCGTGTGCAAGACGTGGTAGCGACGCTTAACGCGGAGAGCATTTCCTGTTCACCGATCCTCGATTTTGGACAGATTGTGAAAGAAGAGCACTTTCGCGTACGTGAGAGTGTGGCAGAGATTCAGCATCCGACGGCAGGCAACTTGACGCATTATGGAACTGCGCCGAAGTTCTCTCGTACACGGACAGGGGTCCGCTCTGCGGCACCGAGGTTAGGGCAACACAATGCTGACATCTATGGGCAATGGTTAGGGTATGACGCGAAGGAGCTAGCAGAGTTGGTGGGAGCAGGGATCATATAGTCATCCTCGTACTAAAGGCCAGCTCTCAGTGGCCGATCATTCTTCAATGCCGACACCACAGGGGTGGTGCAAATCTTTCGTAGCTTTGCGGCAGATTGGATTCCGACCATGTTTCGGTTGAAGAACGTTTCGGTACGCAACAAACTGTTAATGCTGAGCGCGACATTACTCGTGGCAGTCGCGGTGGTTGGCGCGACTGGATATCGCGGCATTACGGAACTGACCCAGTTGTACGGAGTGAGTGAACAACAGTTTGAAGCGGTGCGAACGGTGGCAACGATAGAACGGGCGTACGATGTGCTACGAGGGATTGTTTTTCGGGCCTGGATTGCTGCGCAACGCCGTGATCAAACCGGACAGGATGAAGCAACGACAGACTTGCAAAACCAGGCGGAGATCATTACCGCTTCGTTTGACGCGCTTGAGACCTTTCCGCTGGAGCAAGACGCAAAGGATATGATGGGCCAGGTGCACGCGGCGCTTTCGATGTATGTAACGCGGGCGCAGGAAACAGTAAAACTGGCAGCGAGTGGCAGTTGGGATCAGGTCGAAGCAGAACTCGTTCAGTTTCAAGCCATGTTTACAAGCACTGGGGAAATGCTCCAAGACCTGGGCCTGCTCGTGCGTGGGGGGACGAGCTTTATCAAGGCGAAAAGTGAAGAGACGGCAGGACGCGCGACGCAACATGCCGCGATCGTACTGGGAGTTGCGTTACTGCTGGCCATTGGGTTGAGCTGGGCCATTGCGTACTCGATTGTGACGCCCTTGGTGAAGATGACACAAGCTGCGCGGCTGATTGCGACTGGAGAGATCGGGCAGCAGATCGATCATCACGCGAAGGATGAAACTGGGGCACTGGCTGGCGCCTTTCGAGAGTTGATTTCCTATATTCAGGGGATTGCGGAAGCGGCGGATCGTGTCAGCAGCGGCGATCTCACTGTGACGATTGATCCGAAGTCAACACAAGATGTGCTGTCGCGTAACTTCGCCCATATGGTGGAAAATTTGCGAGAGATGAACGGAAAAGTCCGCGAGGGGACAGAAGTCCTGTCTCATGCGATTGCGCAGATCCTCAGTACGATATCGCAGGTTGCGCGGAGCACGACTGACACGGCGGCTGCGGTGACGCAAACCGCAACGACTTTGGAGGAGGTCAAGAAAATCGCCCACATGGCGAATGAGCGAGCGAAAGCGGTAGCTGAGAATAGTAAGCAAACCGCGACTGTCTCGGCTAACGGTGAACTTGCGTTGACGAAAGCAGACGCTGGCTTGAACCGTATCCGCGAACAGATGGAGTCGATTGCCGACAGTGTCATTCATTTAGGTGAAAACAGTCAAGCGATCGCTGCGATCATTGAGGCCGTGAACGAGGTCGCTGAGCAGTCCTCGCTTCTAGCGGTGAACGCGGCGATTGAGGCGGCGAACGCTGGTGAATTGGGAAAAGGGTTTGCCGTGATTGCGCGCGCAGTCAAAGTGCTCGCTGACCAGTCCAAGCAAGCAACAAGCCAGGTTAGTGCCATTCTCACCGACATTCAGAAAGCGAGCCATGTAGCGGTGCTGGTGACGGAGCAAGGGACTAAATCCGTTCAAGTCGGAGTTTCTCAATCCCTAGAAGCGGGAGAGTCGATTCGCATTTTGTCCAGCAACATCGCCGATGCGGCGCGTGCCATGACGAACATTGCCACGTCTAGTGAACAACAGCTTACGGGGATAGACCAGGTTGTAGGTGCGATGACAAGCATCCAGCGTGCGAGCGCGCAGAACGCTGAGAACATGAAGAAGATTGAGATAGCAACGCAGAATCTCCAAGGGGTGGGTGCTTCTCTGTCTGTACTCTTGGGGCAATATCGACTGACAGCCTACTGAGGAGCGCTTGCACGGAGAAACAGAAGGACGGTGGCCGATTCGTTTTTCACCAAAGAAAAATTATCGGACATTGTATGTAAAAAGAGTGTTCGCGTATGGCCTCGACCGCCATCGTGACTGCTGGTAAATACTCGGCGTGCAGGAAAATTTTGATGTCCCGTAGTTGCCCCACAGGTTTTCAGCCATGGCGATTAAGTTTGTAAATAGCTGAAAATACTACAGGGAGGGATGGCTGAGTGGACGAAAGCGCCGGTCTTGAAAATCGGTAGGGTCGCAAGGCTCTCGTGGGTTCGAATCCCACTCCCTCCGCTCTCGCGTTTCTATTTCTCAGACAGACAAATTCAGTATAGCGGAATGGTCACCGCTACTCGCGATGGTATGGCTGTCCGAGTGCGGCTGGCGCGGTGGCGCTGGTTTTCAGCAGCATCAATGCTAAGAGCGTCAGTACGTACGGTAGCATCAGCACGATCTGGTATGGCAGCTCTGAACCGAGCGCTTGTAGATGAAACTGCAATGCCGTGGCTACACCAAAGAATAGGGCACCCCATAGCGCTCCAGTGGGATTCCAGCGACCAAAGATAACGATAGCAAGGGCGATGAAGCCACGCCCTGCAGACATTCCTTCAATGAAGGTGTTTGAGTACGCGAGTGAGAGATAACTGCCCGCGATGCCTCCGAGTACACCTTCGAAGGCAAGAGCCAGGAAACGGACTCTTTTGACGGAGATCCCTAGCGTTTCGGCGGCGTGGGGATGCTCCCCTACCGCTTGAAGTTGGAGTCCAGCGCGAAGGTAAAAAAGAAAGAATGTACATATCGGCACAAGGGTAATGGCAAGATAGACAAGCCCTGCATGCTGGAAAAGGGATGAGCCAAGGATTGGGAGCGTACTGAAAAAGGGGATATGGATGGGCAAAAATGTGGAGACCTGTAAGGCCTGCCCAGTAACGCCGAAAATCCCACGGTAGAGAACACCAGTGAGTCCAGCCGCTAACAGGTTAAGACCTACTCCGACGACAATTTGATCAGCACTAAGCCCGACTGTTAATCCGGCGAAGAGCAAGGCAAGGAGAAGGCCGCTCACTGCACCTACGATGAGTCCTAGTAGAGGTGAGCCGGAGAAGTAACTGGCAGTCATACCAGCGAAAGCACCGGTGAGGAGAATGCCTTCAAGTCCGATATTAATAATGCCTGCGCGTTGCACGAAGGTCTCTCCCAACGCAGCGAACAAAAGAGGAGTTGCCGCTACGAGAGTGGAGTGTAGGAGTGCGTCACTATTGTTCAGAAGGGCAATGAGAAAATCCATTTCAGCACTATGTCAGGGAAGGTAAAAGTACGAACCAACACAAAAGGAGCGGTACGATGAGGCGTGTTGAAGTCCGGTGGATGAAGCGTTGAACGGTAGCGGTACTGTAGGCGGCAAGAAAGAGCACCACAACGGCTTGTATGACGGATGCAAGAACAGAGGAGAGCCCGATGGTTCGTTGTACAGCACTGGCCCCGGCGTCTAATGCACCAAAGAAGAGTGCAGCGAACACAACGCCGATCGGAGAGCGTTGGCCGACGAGGGCGACAGCAATGGCAGTATAGCCGTAACCAGGTGAAAATTTTTCGTACACACGGTGCGTGATTCCGCTTACTTCAATACCTCCGGCAAGGCCAGCAAGCGCACCACTGAGCAGAAAGGCGAGCGCGACTTGGCGATCTGTGGCAATGCCAGCAAAGCGAGCGGCAATTGGGTTCGCACCAGTGGCACGGATGCGGAAGCCAGCTTTCGTGCGGAAAAGGAAAATCCAGACTATCAGTGCAGCAACGAGGGCGAAGAGAATTCCTAGGTGGAAGCGAGCTGGAGGAAACAGCCGAGGAAGGGTGGCCGTAGGCGGAAGGGGGTCAGTTTGTGGGTATTGCCCGGCCACTTCCATGAGTGGACCGTGGACACCATAACTGACAAGGTACAGTGCGACAAAATTGAGCATAATCGTACTGATGACTTCGTTGACGTTGTGTTTTTGTTTGAGATAGGCGGCACAGCCAGCCCAAAACACTCCGGCACTAAGCGAGGCAGCAACGACAATCGCGACTGCGAGGGGTGAAGGAATGAAGGTGAGGTGCTGACCGACCCACGCGGTCGCGAGGGCACCGAGGAGAAGTTGTCCTTCGGCGCCAATGTTCCAGACGCCAGCACGAAGGGCCAACATTACTGCGAGACCGGTGAATAGTAGTGGGCAAGCTTTTACCGCGGTTTCGGAGAGGCGGTAGGAATCACCTGCTGCGCCGAGCCATAAGTTTACAAAGACGCTTGGGACATCGGCACCGGTAAGCCATAACCCGCACGCAATGACGATCGCTGCTGATGCAAGAGCAAGGAGTGGCGATATGAGTGCGGTTAGTTGAACAGTCACGATGCGGTGGTCACTCCAGTCATCATTTGGCCGAGTATCGCGGGCTCTATCTGAGGATCAACGGGACCCAAGAGTCGACCATGATACAGTGCATAGATGCGATGACTGAGGGCGAGAATTTCGTCAAGGTCGGTAGAGAAGAGCAAGACTCCTGCACCGCGCTGGCAGTGTTCGTTCAGGGTGCGGTGTACATAATCGGTTGCTCCGATATCCAGTCCGCGAGTTGGGTTGGCAGCGATGATTAACTGTGGCTGTGTTGCTAGTTCACGGGCAATGACGATGCGCTGTTGGTTACCACCAGAGAGAGAAGAGGTCGCGGCGAATGGTGATGACGTGCGAATGCCAAAGCGGTCGATTTGCGTGATAGCGAAGTGGCGAAGATCGCTGGGGCTGAGGAATGGTCCAGGAGATACGGTGGCAAGACGTTGAGAGTTAAGGAGGAGATTGTCTTCCACAGACAGGGAAAGGGCAAGTCCTTCCTGGCGGCGGTCTTGGGGAATAAGGGCGATCCCCAGGGTACGCATTTGAGCTGGGGAAGAGCGGCGCAGCTGATTACCACTGATGGTGATGGTTCCTTGTGTTGGTTGCTGCAGTCCAAGCAGAATCTCGATGAGTTCCGTCTGTCCATTGCCCGCAACTCCGGCGATGCCAACGATCTCACCAGGTCGTACGTCTAGGGAAAGATTGTGGAGCGAGACGCCACGAGAGGAGGTTGAGAAGGAGGTGCTATCGAGAGACAGGTGTGGGGAGGTGTGTGGTGGGTGGTCACGCGAAGTTGAGGAGGTGAGATTCAGGGAGGCGCTGGGAAGAGGCAGCTCTCCGACCATTAGTTGAGCGAGTTCTGCCGGAGTTGTGGTAGCAGTGTTTTTCGTTGTGACCAAGCGACCTCGACGCAGAACGGAGAGGCGATCGGCGATGGCGACCACTTCGGGAATTTTGTGGGTGATCAAAAGAATCAGATATCTTTCTTGTTTCAAACGACGAAGAACAGCGAAAAGATTTTCAACTTCAGCTGGAGTAAGAACGGCGGTTGGTTCATCAAGAATCAGGATGCGAGCCGAGGCAGCGAGCGCTTTGAGGATCTCTACACGTTGCTGAGAGCCGACAGACAGTGCTGCGATGGGGGTGTCAGGATTTTCGATGTTGATGCCGAAGTGAGTTGCGAGAGTGACTATTTGTTGTGATAAAACCTTACGATCGATTCTATCGAGACTGGAACCTGCATGTGCGAGAAGGATGTTTTCCGCAATGGTAAACGAAGGGATGAGCATGAAATGCTGGTGAACCATGGCGATGCCAGCAGCAAGTGCAGATCGAGGTGACGAGAAGCGGTGGGGGTGGCCGTCGATGAGGATGGTGCCAAGATCGGGGCGATATAAACCAGAAACCAGATGCATAAGAGTAGACTTCCCTGCACCATTCTCGCCGAGGATGGCGTGAATTTCGCCGGCGGGGAAATCAATACTGACGTGATCAACCGCGAGAGTCCCACGAAAAGTTTTGGTGAGGTCTCTGATGGCAAGGTCGGGCATGGGAAGTTATGAAGCGCCTGATGGTACGGGGGAGAATTCAACGCTGGGGACAGTTAAGGTGCCATTGATGATCTGTTGCTGCGCGGCGTCGATGCGAGCTTGCGCTTCAGGCGAGAGACGATCTTTTAATGTTGGGTTGTAGACGAGAGCTATGACGTTGTCTTTCAAGCCCAGGCGAATAATGCGGCCTTGAAAGGAGCGGTTTTGGACAGATTGGGCCATTTGCAGAAATGCTGTCGGGATATCAATGACGCCGCTCGCGAGAATCACAGAAGGTGCGAGATCGTTTTGGTTTTTGTTGGTACCAAAGGCAAGAACATTCTTTTCTTGGGCGGCTTGGAAGGCTCCAAGACTAGCTGCGTCGGCGTTCGGGATAATGACATCACAGCCTTGTTCTATGAGTGCTGTAGTTGCTTGCTTGGCCGCGCCGACATCTTCCCAGTTGCTGATGTATGAAACGATGACTTGGAAGTTGGGATTGACACTTTTGGCTCCAGCCTCAAACGCCATAAACGTGCTTTTAAGGGGTGGAATCTCAACGCCGCCGATAGCGCCGGCTTTGCCTGTTTTAGAGACGAGCGCACTTATCATACCCATGAGATATGTCGCTTCTTCGAGGAGAAATCGCATCGGGGCGACATTTGTTCGAACAGTGCTCCCTGAAGTGGTGATGAATACAGAGTTGGGAAAGTCGGTCGCAACCTTCGCGGCCGCATCTTGGAACTCAAAACCATGACCGAAAATGAGATGAAAATTGCGGCTGGCATAGTCACGGAAGGCTTCTTCAAATTCAGCTGGTGTCTTGGTTTCGATTTGGCTGACTTCAGCGTGAAGAGTGTCTTTGATCTTGGTTAGTCCTTCGTAGGCGAGAGCATTCCAGCCTGCGTCGCTAATCGGACCGGGGGTAAGGAGGGCGACGCGAAAAGTATTGGATAACTCCTGAACAGGTTTACTATTACAGGAGGTTCCGAGGAGCAGGATAATAAGAAGAAAAACGAGAGAAATGCGGTGGGCGATCACAAGACCCCTAAAGGTGGCATGAGTACGATCTCATCGGTGTGAATGCCAGGCGGTTGGGCGATGACACTGATCATCGCATTTGCCACGTCAGTTGCTGACAGCATCTTGCTCCGATCTAGGGTGCTGC
Above is a window of Deltaproteobacteria bacterium DNA encoding:
- a CDS encoding PIN domain-containing protein → MEGSSSIQRLFLDSGVFLEGLYAPWSVSRAILIHARRGAFTIILAEYVRGEVEDNLLALLTTDPSLAAETIDAYDTLVRLLKSETVPLPSSEEISRYRHLIRHQADVPVLVSALKAAPDWLLSTNTRHFTRQVAARTGLKITTPQAFLQSMTILS
- a CDS encoding AbrB/MazE/SpoVT family DNA-binding domain-containing protein yields the protein MPESLARSLGTIRVGEHGEITVPAAYRKKHKLAKGSEVVLLQIGDALMMVPADLTLDRLCRRIQEALMSQGVTLEQAQKNMERVRRRRFQELYGRK
- a CDS encoding DUF433 domain-containing protein, which produces MRRAHYFRSENLWWPLTFKGTRVLVKDVLSYVAQGKRWKWISQAYDGRLTRQVIAEAVDLAREALVARTEKRRRAA
- a CDS encoding Uma2 family endonuclease produces the protein MRPPSVTYELTWPVKINVQGVHLTEEQFELLCQENSELRLELTAQGELSIMPPTGSESGWRSGETFFSLTAWAKQDGTGLSFDSSTGFTLPNRAIRSPDASWIRRERWAALTKAQRARFAPICPDFVVEVRSQTDKLPDLVEKMQEYIDNGAHLGWLIDPLEQRVYIYRPGQPVETLDNPTSVSGDPE
- a CDS encoding methylamine utilization protein MauG, whose translation is MKINGLRQQRILLLLLACSLFLVPYHLFAPTFSLSSQLSPAPLGLPSVPVPETNPLTPEKIALGRRLFFDRRLSPNDTMSCAMCHLPTQGFTVNETRLAVGMNGQSTKRNSPALYNVAYLRVLFHDGREFTLEDQIIGPLTNPVEMANPSMGYVIQKVRRLPGYEEQFHKVFGEGVSISTLGKALASYERILLSGNSPFDRWYFGKDQTAISEEVKAGFKLFSGKGQCITCHTITKDAALFTNQGFHNTGVAQLRLIPDKLVDVELGGGLMVKMPRSQVDEVLTPPEQDRGRYEITNDPTDLWRYKTPSLRNVARTAPYMHNGALLTLEDVVDYYDRGGTGSDGQDPKISPLHLSLQQKGALLAFLHSLTGDNVEALAKEGATP
- a CDS encoding SCO family protein translates to MQVSEVSNNLCLALLVSVVILSSSLSYAQSTNAHTTAIPDALQPQFTPPPPGTYTLPVIDTVHDHSLLDPQGTRVNLRSLTKNKIAVISFMYTSCADVGGCPLAAAVLHQLDHLLSQRPELARRATLLSVSFDPERDTPTRMAEVKAKLTPHTDWHFLTSATTTELQPILDDFNQPVARLTKDNGEWSGLFRHVLKVYLVDQHHNVRNIYSTGLFSAQLVLNDIETILLETTQKSATRESP
- a CDS encoding selenium-binding protein produces the protein MNQHQLVWRRVVLWSALVCSFLAVSITQVRADETCQSPYLPKITGEEDYVYIWTLGDKGLGDSSDKLVTIGANPKRPDQYGKVLSSVSVGGQHEAHHGGFTDDRRYLWLGGLDTSKIFVFDVAASPAKPALVKTIDTFVKDSGGVVGPHTFYPLPGRMLITGLSNEKDHGGKTGLVEYNNEGKFIQTYWMPEGAEYGYDVRIQPHLNRMLTSSFTGWNNYMMDFGKMLADPEAMKRFGSTMVLWDFHARKPIQTFEVPGAPLEIRWALQPRHHYAFTATALTSKIWLINQKEDGTFAAKAVADIGDPKKVPLPVDISLSADDQFLFVNTFMDGTCRVYNVADPTKPRMIHEQKIGAQVNMVSQSWDGKRVYFTTSLLANWDKKGEANEQFLKAYTWDGKALKHSFTVDFNKEKLGRPHIMHFGQDQFYKNQIYTDNMGTDTRRVATNMQ
- a CDS encoding CoA transferase, with product MRVGSKEGRMTKEEFYRDARPGSVGPLEGVVVIEACTTYAGPVAGAELADMGAEVIKCELPGTGDICRLFGPKVPNAPEADNGAPFLSINRNKKSITLNFHHAKGQEIFRRLASRADIVLENFRPGAMSKWNIGYEQVCQMKPDIVYVSLSCLGQWGPLSHKVGYDTDAQAMSGIMSVTGLPDGPPTKVGNAIVDYLSGVKAAQAALAAYVRRLRTGEGQWVDVAMVDSALSVTEGGMMHAAMNGEVWKRNGNRHPSSAPCNSFRCVDGEVMLAVAHDRQWQRLCQLIGREDLMHDQRTGNIAARKANEPFVEQVVAAWARTQRVQDVVATLNAESISCSPILDFGQIVKEEHFRVRESVAEIQHPTAGNLTHYGTAPKFSRTRTGVRSAAPRLGQHNADIYGQWLGYDAKELAELVGAGII